The Lacticaseibacillus rhamnosus DNA window GGCACCAAGAAACTGGCGGTCACCATTACAACGTTAGCCACGCCGATCAATTTTGGTAATCCGGATAATGACCCTGTGAAAATCATCTTCTGCCTTGCTGCGATTGATAATTATTCGCACCTAAACGTGATGAAGGCCATTGTTCAACTGATTAATGATCAGCAAAAAGTGGATCAACTGGCTAAGCAAACTGATTTGCAGACTTTTAAACAGATTCTATTCAATGAAAAGACCTCAAAGGAGACGATTTAAGTGAGTAAGAAGCTCACGATTTATTTTATCTGTGGCGCTGGGCTGGGTTCATCGCTGGCTTGCCAAATGACGGCGGAGGATGTTTTAAACCGCCTGGGATTAGAGGAGAACCTTGAACACGAGGCGATTTCTTCCACACCGGGTTTGCGTGCCGACATCATTGTTTCCGCTGAAAATTTTGCCCCACAGTTTAAGCAATACGACCTTGATCCGGCCATTAAGTTTGTATTCTTGCATAACATTGTCGATCCCGCTGAAATTGAAGCCAAACTTGTGCCCGTCATCAAATCATTGTCAGAACAGTCGGTGTGAGTCCCAATCCGCATATGAAGGAGGGAAAGAATCATGGTTGTGGTTAACTTTATTATCCAAAATATCCTGACGCAGGCCGCCATCACCATTGCGCTCATTGCGATGTTGGGGTTGCTGCTACAACGTAAATCGTTTGGGGCGGTATTAACCGGAACATTTAAGACGCTGTTGGGATTCCAGGTGCTATCAGCAGGATCTGCCATTATTGTCACCGCACTCACGTATTTTGGAAAAATTTTTCAGCATGGCTTTCATTTAAAAGGTGTCGTTCCAAGCATTGAGGCAATTAACGGCCAAGCGATGAACACGCTGGGACTGGGAAATGAAATTGCGCTGACGTTTTTAGGAATCTTCATCGTCAACATTATCATTGCCCGCGTGTCGCCATGGAAGTACATCTTCTTAACGGGTCAGGCACTTTTATGGATGTCGACAATGACAGTAGTCGGTGGGAAGATGGCCGGATTGAATGCCGTGATGACCATTATTGTCGGCAGTGTTATCGGCGGGATCTTTGCAGTTGCGATGCCCGCGATCGCCCAACCGTTCGTTCGCAAGATTACCAAAGGCGATGCGATTGCGCTTGGGCACTTCTGTACGGTCGGTTACATGGTAGAAGCCGGAGCAGCATGGCTTTTCGGTGAACGCGGCGAAAAGAAGCACTCAATTGAAGACATCAAACTACCGAAGTACATGGAGTTCTTGCAAGACACTTATCTCTCGGTTGCGGTGGTAATGGTTCCGCTATTCATGATTACAGCGGCGTTTGCAGGACCTAAGTATGCCGGTAACGGAACAAGCCTGAACTATATCATGAATGCATTTATGATGGGTATCCAATTTGTTGTCGGAGTTTACGTTTTACTAGCCGGCGTGCGGTTGTTATTGGGTGAGATTGTGCCAGCCTTCCGCGGAATTGCGATGAAGTTGGTGCCAAATGCCAAGCCAGCGCTGGATTGCCCGGTACTATTCCCGTTTTCACCTAATGCTGTGATTCTAGGCTTCATCACCACCACAATTGGAACGGTTATTGGGATGTTCCTGATGCCAGTGTTTGGTCTCGCCGTTATCTTGCCAGGGATGTTAACCAATTTCTTTGCTGGTGGCACGGCCGGAATTTTCGGCAATGTGGTTGGCGGTCGTCGCGGGGCTATCATCGGCGGCGTCATTCATGGACTTTTCATCACCTTGCTGCCAGCCTTGCTAGTCACTGCACTCACCGCATTCGGTTTTGTCAATGCGTCAGCGACTGACTCTGATACCATCGTTGCGATGTTGATGTATGCATGGATTCTAACGCCAATTCTCAAGGCAGTCTGAAGAAAGGAGCAGCGCGATGTTCGGTAATCTTTTTAAAAAGAAAGAACCAAAGCAGGCGATTAGCGAGGCGCCAAAAGAAGCCTCAGCAAACGCCAGTGCAATTGACGAAGCAAACTTGAAAGAACAAGCGGCGGCATTAACCCATCAAATTGAACAGACAGCTGAGGACAAGGAAAAGCGCCACTTACTGTATAACCAATTAGGCGCAGTCGAAGCACAGCTAGGTCATGATTTAGCGGCAATTGCAGCATATGAAGAGAGTCTCAAAGATAAAGAAGAATTCGGCGATGCCTATAATGCTTTGTTGAATTTGTACGAGACTCAGCGAAAAGCCGCGGCCAAAGCTAAAAATGATGACGATATTCAGAAATGGGTTAATAAAACCGACGCCTTACTCGATATGTCAAAACGCGTGATGCGATCCGGTTTTGGTTATTAATTTGCTAGGAGGCAATTAAGTATGTATAAGAACTTAAAACAATTGATGGATGAAGCCCAAGCACTTGATTATACAGTCGGTGCCTTTAACGCTCACAACCTTGAAATGGTCCCGCCAATGATCACCGCGGCTAAAGATGCCGGGTCACCGATTATTATTCAAACCAGTGTTGCTACGGCAGAATATGTCGGGATGAAAAACTTCGTGGCCGTCTGCAAGTCGATGGCCG harbors:
- a CDS encoding PTS sugar transporter subunit IIB, which codes for MSKKLTIYFICGAGLGSSLACQMTAEDVLNRLGLEENLEHEAISSTPGLRADIIVSAENFAPQFKQYDLDPAIKFVFLHNIVDPAEIEAKLVPVIKSLSEQSV
- a CDS encoding PTS sugar transporter subunit IIC — its product is MVVVNFIIQNILTQAAITIALIAMLGLLLQRKSFGAVLTGTFKTLLGFQVLSAGSAIIVTALTYFGKIFQHGFHLKGVVPSIEAINGQAMNTLGLGNEIALTFLGIFIVNIIIARVSPWKYIFLTGQALLWMSTMTVVGGKMAGLNAVMTIIVGSVIGGIFAVAMPAIAQPFVRKITKGDAIALGHFCTVGYMVEAGAAWLFGERGEKKHSIEDIKLPKYMEFLQDTYLSVAVVMVPLFMITAAFAGPKYAGNGTSLNYIMNAFMMGIQFVVGVYVLLAGVRLLLGEIVPAFRGIAMKLVPNAKPALDCPVLFPFSPNAVILGFITTTIGTVIGMFLMPVFGLAVILPGMLTNFFAGGTAGIFGNVVGGRRGAIIGGVIHGLFITLLPALLVTALTAFGFVNASATDSDTIVAMLMYAWILTPILKAV